Proteins encoded together in one Cyanobium sp. WAJ14-Wanaka window:
- the recJ gene encoding single-stranded-DNA-specific exonuclease RecJ codes for MLPALAEQRWHLPEALPQQEGWEAELNSQEQPLPESLVALLWRRGFRQAKAIAELLDPPAAPAAKRHFPDLAVAIQRLQLACSSGERLAICGDYDADGMTSTALLVGVLQRLGAQPVAAIPSRMEEGYGLNAAMVERLAGEGIRLLVTVDNGVSALEALERAQALGVEVILTDHHTLPDPLPPHLALLHPECTPAKSPYRGLAGVGLAYVLAASLCQSLKRKDGLQVASHLYCIGTIADMAPLVGVNRRWLMDGLPQLAQSPLAGLQALQQVAGLEEKQLDAQAVGFQIAPRINAVGRLGDPQLVVELLTTEDPNQALALARECEALNRQRRDLCSAIEAEAMALLEADGPARTPFLLLAQNHWHHGVIGIVAARLSERFGRPAALLAGEGNGRMRASVRAPRGFAVDRALQACAPLLERFGGHPAAGGFTVKAESVAALHEQLNGLAGLWLQESGAGLPIEPEALLDFEAIDRDFYRQLQRLEPFGIGHPQPLFWSAGCRLVSQRLLRGGHLQLELAQGERTIRAMGWGWQGQADLPALLDVAFRLRLDNWQGQERFQLELAGVKASSGWEGTPELVLRRGAHTYWCSRQGQGWVVRNASGQEISPESAGDQPHPYVSSLLQEAAMALGLVA; via the coding sequence TTGCTCCCTGCCCTCGCTGAGCAACGCTGGCACCTCCCCGAGGCCCTGCCCCAACAGGAGGGCTGGGAGGCGGAGCTCAATTCCCAGGAGCAGCCCCTACCCGAATCCCTAGTTGCCCTGCTCTGGCGGAGGGGGTTTCGCCAGGCCAAAGCGATTGCTGAGCTGCTGGATCCGCCGGCCGCCCCCGCCGCCAAGCGGCACTTTCCCGACCTTGCCGTGGCGATCCAACGGCTGCAACTGGCCTGCTCCAGCGGCGAACGGCTGGCCATTTGCGGCGACTACGACGCCGATGGCATGACCAGCACCGCCCTGCTGGTGGGGGTTTTGCAGCGATTGGGCGCCCAGCCAGTGGCTGCCATCCCCAGCCGCATGGAGGAGGGCTATGGGCTCAATGCGGCGATGGTCGAGCGGCTGGCCGGCGAAGGGATCAGGCTGCTGGTAACGGTGGATAACGGCGTCTCGGCCCTCGAGGCCCTGGAGCGGGCCCAGGCCCTTGGGGTGGAGGTGATCCTCACCGACCACCACACCCTGCCCGATCCCCTGCCCCCCCACCTGGCCCTGCTCCATCCGGAGTGCACCCCCGCAAAATCCCCCTATCGGGGCCTGGCAGGGGTGGGCCTGGCCTACGTGCTGGCCGCCAGCCTTTGCCAAAGCCTTAAACGCAAGGACGGCCTCCAGGTGGCCAGTCACTTGTATTGCATCGGCACCATTGCCGACATGGCGCCCCTGGTGGGGGTCAACCGGCGCTGGCTGATGGATGGCCTGCCCCAACTGGCCCAGAGCCCCCTGGCCGGTCTCCAGGCCCTCCAACAGGTGGCAGGCCTGGAGGAAAAACAACTTGATGCCCAGGCCGTGGGCTTCCAAATCGCCCCAAGGATCAATGCGGTGGGGCGCCTGGGCGATCCCCAGCTGGTGGTGGAGTTACTCACCACTGAAGATCCCAACCAGGCCCTGGCCCTGGCCCGGGAGTGTGAAGCCCTCAACCGGCAGCGCCGGGATCTGTGCAGCGCCATCGAAGCGGAGGCCATGGCCCTGCTTGAAGCCGATGGACCGGCCCGCACTCCCTTCCTGCTACTTGCCCAAAACCATTGGCACCACGGCGTAATTGGCATCGTTGCCGCCCGCCTTAGCGAACGCTTTGGTCGGCCGGCGGCCCTGCTGGCCGGGGAAGGCAACGGTCGCATGAGGGCCTCCGTGCGGGCCCCCAGGGGATTTGCCGTGGATAGGGCTCTGCAGGCCTGTGCGCCCCTGCTGGAGCGCTTCGGCGGCCACCCCGCCGCCGGCGGCTTCACGGTGAAGGCGGAATCGGTGGCGGCCCTCCACGAACAGCTCAACGGCCTTGCGGGCCTATGGCTGCAGGAGAGCGGCGCAGGGCTGCCCATCGAACCGGAGGCCCTGCTCGACTTCGAGGCAATTGATCGGGATTTCTATCGACAACTCCAGAGGCTTGAACCATTTGGCATTGGCCATCCCCAACCCCTGTTTTGGAGCGCCGGCTGCCGCCTGGTATCGCAACGGCTGCTGCGGGGCGGACACCTGCAACTGGAGCTAGCCCAGGGTGAGCGCACCATCCGGGCCATGGGCTGGGGCTGGCAGGGCCAGGCGGATTTGCCGGCGCTCCTGGATGTGGCCTTCCGGCTCCGGCTAGACAACTGGCAGGGCCAGGAGCGCTTCCAACTGGAGCTTGCTGGCGTGAAGGCCAGCAGCGGTTGGGAGGGAACCCCCGAGTTGGTTTTACGGCGGGGGGCTCACACCTATTGGTGCAGTCGCCAGGGGCAGGGCTGGGTGGTGCGCAATGCCTCCGGCCAGGAAATCAGCCCCGAATCCGCTGGCGATCAGCCCCACCCCTACGTAAGCTCGCTGCTACAAGAAGCTGCCATGGCCTTGGGTTTGGTGGCCTAG
- the rpmF gene encoding 50S ribosomal protein L32 codes for MAVPKKKTSKGKRNQRHATWKGKAAVAAQKALSIGKAVLSGRAQGFIYPMKDGDDDGEG; via the coding sequence TGTACCCAAGAAGAAAACGTCGAAGGGCAAGCGCAACCAGCGCCATGCCACCTGGAAAGGCAAGGCCGCAGTGGCAGCCCAAAAGGCCCTTTCGATCGGCAAGGCCGTGCTTAGCGGCAGAGCCCAAGGCTTTATTTATCCGATGAAGGACGGGGACGACGACGGCGAAGGCTGA
- a CDS encoding DUF565 domain-containing protein, producing MIALAQTPEPSKAPRLQPTRFQQLTTLLGERLLGNLQGSWRFRSGVLLALLLGSYLGNNLTAWLLPYFPGGRPFLVLALVLAIELIVRLRGRLVGRSPAVGWILCDNFRIGFVYSVVLEAFKLGS from the coding sequence GTGATAGCGCTGGCCCAAACCCCCGAACCCAGCAAGGCACCCCGCCTGCAGCCCACCCGCTTTCAGCAGCTCACCACCCTGCTGGGGGAGAGGCTACTGGGCAATTTGCAGGGCAGCTGGCGCTTCCGCAGTGGTGTGCTGTTGGCCCTGCTGCTGGGTTCATACCTGGGCAACAACCTGACGGCCTGGTTGCTGCCCTATTTCCCCGGTGGCAGGCCTTTCCTGGTCTTGGCTCTGGTGCTGGCGATTGAGCTGATCGTCAGGTTGCGGGGCCGACTTGTGGGGCGATCACCAGCGGTCGGCTGGATTCTTTGCGACAACTTCCGGATCGGTTTTGTCTATTCGGTGGTGTTGGAGGCCTTCAAACTCGGCTCTTGA
- a CDS encoding HAD-IA family hydrolase — MALGALLWDVDGTLAETERDGHRLAFNRAFADAGLPLHWDPGAYGRHLATTGGAERIAAALAELEGQPPAADRVRALQASKQTHYADLVAGGCLELRPGVRALMEEAHGAGLRQVLVTTSGRVAVRALVAQLLPTQLLHQDQQWLDFWICGEDVSRKKPDPEAYAQALARLDLEPGQALALEDSRAGLMAAQAAGVPCLVSLSHYGRLEPLDSFAMAVAVVDQLGSGARVLRGPACQEGRITLSYLQSLR; from the coding sequence ATGGCCCTGGGGGCATTGCTTTGGGATGTGGATGGCACCCTCGCCGAGACCGAGCGGGACGGCCATCGCCTTGCCTTTAACCGGGCCTTTGCCGATGCCGGGCTGCCCTTGCATTGGGATCCCGGGGCCTATGGCAGGCATTTGGCGACCACGGGTGGGGCCGAGAGGATCGCGGCAGCCCTGGCGGAATTGGAGGGCCAGCCGCCGGCGGCGGATCGGGTCAGGGCCCTCCAGGCCAGCAAGCAAACCCACTACGCCGACCTGGTGGCCGGGGGTTGCCTGGAGCTGAGGCCAGGGGTTAGGGCCCTGATGGAGGAGGCCCATGGGGCGGGGCTGCGCCAGGTGCTCGTGACCACCAGTGGGCGGGTGGCGGTGCGGGCACTTGTGGCCCAGTTGCTGCCTACCCAGTTGCTGCACCAAGACCAGCAATGGCTCGATTTTTGGATCTGCGGCGAAGACGTCAGCCGCAAAAAGCCGGATCCGGAGGCCTATGCCCAGGCCCTGGCGAGGTTGGATCTGGAGCCGGGCCAGGCCCTGGCCCTGGAGGATTCCCGGGCGGGATTGATGGCGGCCCAGGCAGCTGGGGTTCCCTGCCTGGTGAGCTTGAGCCACTACGGCCGCCTCGAACCCCTAGATAGCTTTGCTATGGCGGTGGCCGTGGTGGACCAACTTGGTTCCGGTGCCAGGGTGTTGCGGGGCCCGGCTTGTCAGGAGGGCCGGATCACGCTCTCCTATCTGCAGTCGTTGAGGTGA